Proteins co-encoded in one Acidobacteriota bacterium genomic window:
- a CDS encoding sulfatase-like hydrolase/transferase, with product MLTGAALAAAVLATACGSGTDPAAGDRPTVPARPRPNIVVIMADDLGYGDISAYDGWIETPALDAMAAEGVRFTDFHSSGAVCSPTRTGLLTGRYQQRAGIPNVIYANPAWNRHHGLQPRETTIAERMQAEGYATGIVGKWHLGYEVETNPLRHGFDVFRGYVSGNVDYFSHVDGFGNHDWWDGETNREEPGYVTHLINDHAVAFIEEQAAADGPFFLYVAHEAPHFPYQGPNDAAFRVVGEQIPETREPEQVRRAYREMVEEMDTGIGAIVDTLRRLELAGRTFVFFLSDNGATPAGSNGPLRGFKTSLWEGGHRVPALAWWPGVIGAETSGAVMTSIDLAATVLDVADILPPEERPLDGVSLLPHLLGGAAPNERPLFWAYQQARRPVEQLAMRQGAWKLIVNGPDGPDVALFNLDDDLGETNDLADDEPERVAAMREALDDWRLEVEEGATVQPAPLFSPGAVGP from the coding sequence ATGCTCACGGGCGCCGCGCTGGCCGCCGCGGTGCTCGCCACCGCCTGCGGGTCGGGCACGGACCCGGCGGCCGGCGACCGGCCCACAGTCCCCGCCCGGCCGCGTCCCAACATCGTCGTCATCATGGCCGACGATCTCGGCTACGGCGACATCTCCGCCTACGACGGCTGGATCGAGACCCCCGCCCTCGACGCGATGGCCGCCGAGGGGGTCCGGTTCACCGATTTCCATTCCAGCGGGGCGGTCTGCTCCCCGACCCGCACGGGGCTGCTGACCGGCCGCTACCAGCAGCGGGCCGGCATCCCCAACGTGATCTACGCCAACCCGGCCTGGAACCGCCACCATGGCCTGCAGCCGCGGGAGACCACCATCGCCGAGCGCATGCAGGCGGAGGGCTATGCCACCGGCATCGTCGGCAAGTGGCACCTCGGCTACGAGGTCGAAACCAACCCCCTGCGCCACGGCTTCGACGTTTTTCGCGGCTACGTCTCCGGCAACGTCGACTACTTCTCGCACGTCGACGGCTTCGGCAACCACGACTGGTGGGACGGCGAGACCAACCGCGAGGAGCCGGGCTACGTCACCCACCTCATCAACGATCACGCGGTGGCGTTCATCGAGGAGCAGGCGGCCGCGGACGGGCCGTTCTTCCTCTACGTCGCGCACGAGGCGCCGCACTTCCCGTACCAGGGGCCGAACGACGCGGCGTTTCGCGTGGTCGGCGAGCAGATTCCGGAGACCCGCGAGCCCGAGCAGGTGCGCCGCGCCTACCGCGAGATGGTCGAGGAGATGGACACCGGCATCGGCGCGATCGTCGACACGCTGCGGCGGCTGGAGCTGGCCGGGCGGACGTTCGTCTTCTTCCTCTCGGACAACGGCGCCACGCCGGCCGGCTCGAACGGGCCGCTACGCGGCTTCAAGACGAGCCTGTGGGAGGGCGGACACCGCGTCCCGGCGCTCGCCTGGTGGCCCGGCGTCATCGGCGCGGAAACGAGCGGCGCGGTCATGACCAGCATCGATCTGGCCGCCACCGTGCTCGACGTCGCCGACATCCTGCCGCCGGAGGAGCGGCCCCTGGACGGGGTGAGCCTGCTGCCGCACCTGCTCGGCGGCGCGGCGCCGAATGAGCGCCCGCTGTTCTGGGCCTACCAGCAGGCCCGCCGGCCGGTGGAGCAGCTCGCCATGCGGCAGGGGGCCTGGAAGCTGATCGTCAACGGTCCCGACGGGCCGGACGTGGCGCTCTTCAACCTGGACGACGACCTGGGCGAGACCAACGACCTCGCCGACGACGAGCCGGAGCGCGTGGCCGCGATGCGCGAGGCGCTCGACGACTGGCGCCTCGAGGTGGAGGAGGGCGCCACCGTGCAGCCCGCCCCGCTCTTCTCACCGGGAGCGGTGGGACCTTGA
- a CDS encoding sigma-70 family RNA polymerase sigma factor yields MSEPTADRVSALAEGARRQDGAALAELMPLVYDELRRLARGYLGRERRAFTLQPTALVNEAYVRLLKDRKQDWRTRAQVIGIAAVAMRQILIEAARARAAQKRGGDVDRVTLDEGLVAGDERSVDVLAVDAALDKLAAFDAQQARLVELRFFGGLTIEESAAALGISPATVKRHWAVARAWLQREITGGGDGR; encoded by the coding sequence ATGAGCGAACCGACCGCCGACCGCGTGAGCGCGCTGGCCGAGGGCGCCCGCCGGCAGGACGGCGCGGCGCTCGCCGAGCTGATGCCGCTGGTCTACGACGAGCTGCGGCGGCTGGCGCGCGGGTACCTCGGCCGCGAGCGGCGCGCGTTCACCCTGCAGCCGACGGCGCTCGTCAACGAGGCGTACGTCCGGCTGCTGAAGGACAGGAAGCAGGACTGGCGGACGCGCGCCCAGGTGATCGGCATCGCCGCCGTGGCGATGCGGCAGATTCTGATCGAGGCGGCCCGCGCCCGCGCCGCGCAGAAGCGGGGCGGCGACGTCGACCGCGTGACGCTGGACGAGGGCCTGGTCGCCGGCGACGAGCGCTCCGTCGACGTGCTGGCGGTGGACGCCGCGCTCGACAAGCTGGCGGCGTTCGATGCGCAGCAGGCCAGGCTGGTGGAGCTGCGGTTCTTCGGCGGCCTGACCATCGAGGAGTCCGCCGCGGCGCTCGGCATCTCCCCCGCGACCGTCAAGCGGCACTGGGCGGTGGCCAGGGCCTGGCTGCAACGCGAGATCACCGGTGGCGGCGATGGACGCTGA
- a CDS encoding serine/threonine protein kinase: protein MDAERWRRVNTLFHAALERGPGDRDAFLDEACAGDAALRTEVLSLLQMHSGPGVVDRPAVEADPALLPSSDDDPLIGRRLGPYEVTGLLGRGGMGIVYLGHDTRLRRPVAIKALPPAVTHDDRMRARLRREAMAAGALSHPGIATVFALEEFESQLYLVQEYIPGRTLRATMKLREGRMPLAEIVSIALDVARALAAAHAHGVLHRDLKPENVLHTPDGAIKVVDFGLARFEPGAGLAGDETLTRPGATPGTPGYMAPEVLRGDPVDARADQFSFGVLLYELLAGEHPFEGTDDITTVARILETEPSGLGPARRECPESLARVVTTCLAKAPRDRYRTTAALVTALEAAREAVEAAAIVDVAAADGDGAGAAHGGRAADGDGAASPPDAGAADGAPAVSSTQAAGDPSPKPPAATPGRSAAADLRWWWQFHQVAVSVVYALMLYPVWRAREWLPAPWGLAAFMTTVAVVGAAVNLRLHLWFTARVYPGQLAAQRRASALGKRLLDTAFAVLLLSIAAAVAPSHPRWAAFFIVMAISSALSARVMEPATTRAAFPDD from the coding sequence ATGGACGCTGAGCGCTGGCGCCGGGTCAACACGCTGTTCCACGCCGCGCTTGAACGCGGCCCCGGCGATCGGGACGCGTTTCTCGACGAGGCGTGCGCCGGCGACGCGGCCCTGCGCACCGAGGTGTTGTCGCTGCTCCAGATGCACAGCGGGCCGGGCGTCGTCGACCGGCCGGCCGTGGAGGCCGACCCCGCCCTGCTCCCGTCCAGCGACGACGACCCGCTGATCGGCCGCCGCCTCGGGCCCTACGAGGTCACGGGCCTCCTCGGGCGCGGCGGGATGGGCATCGTCTACCTCGGTCACGACACGCGGCTCCGGCGCCCGGTAGCCATCAAGGCGCTGCCGCCGGCGGTTACCCACGACGACCGGATGCGCGCCCGGCTGCGGCGCGAGGCTATGGCGGCCGGTGCGCTCTCGCATCCCGGCATCGCGACCGTCTTCGCGCTCGAGGAGTTCGAGTCGCAGCTCTACCTCGTCCAGGAGTACATCCCCGGCCGCACGCTGCGCGCCACGATGAAGCTGCGCGAGGGCCGGATGCCCCTCGCCGAGATCGTGTCCATCGCCCTCGACGTGGCCCGGGCGCTGGCCGCCGCGCACGCGCACGGCGTGCTGCACCGCGACTTGAAGCCGGAGAACGTGCTGCACACGCCCGACGGCGCGATCAAGGTGGTCGACTTCGGACTCGCGCGGTTCGAGCCGGGGGCCGGCCTCGCCGGCGACGAGACGCTGACCCGACCCGGCGCCACCCCCGGCACGCCCGGCTACATGGCGCCGGAGGTGCTGCGCGGCGACCCGGTGGACGCGCGCGCCGACCAGTTCTCGTTCGGGGTCCTGCTCTACGAGCTGCTCGCCGGCGAGCACCCGTTCGAGGGCACGGACGACATCACGACCGTGGCGCGGATTCTCGAGACGGAGCCGTCCGGTCTCGGCCCCGCTCGACGGGAGTGTCCCGAGTCGCTCGCCCGCGTCGTCACGACGTGCCTCGCCAAGGCGCCGCGCGACCGCTACCGCACGACGGCCGCGCTGGTCACCGCGCTGGAAGCGGCGCGGGAAGCCGTCGAGGCGGCAGCTATCGTCGACGTCGCGGCCGCGGACGGCGACGGCGCCGGTGCAGCGCATGGTGGGCGCGCCGCGGACGGCGACGGCGCGGCGTCGCCACCGGACGCCGGCGCGGCGGACGGCGCACCGGCCGTCAGCTCTACGCAGGCCGCCGGCGATCCGTCTCCGAAGCCGCCGGCCGCTACCCCGGGGCGCAGCGCCGCCGCGGACCTGCGCTGGTGGTGGCAGTTCCACCAAGTGGCGGTGAGCGTCGTCTACGCGCTGATGCTCTACCCCGTCTGGCGGGCGCGGGAATGGCTGCCCGCCCCCTGGGGGCTGGCCGCGTTCATGACGACGGTTGCGGTGGTCGGCGCCGCCGTCAACCTGCGGCTGCACCTCTGGTTCACGGCGCGCGTGTACCCCGGCCAGCTCGCCGCTCAGCGCCGCGCTTCGGCCCTGGGAAAGCGCCTGCTCGACACCGCGTTCGCGGTGCTGCTGCTGTCGATAGCGGCCGCCGTCGCCCCGAGTCACCCGCGCTGGGCCGCGTTCTTCATCGTCATGGCCATCTCCAGCGCCCTGAGCGCGCGCGTGATGGAGCCGGCCACGACGCGGGCCGCGTTCCCCGACGACTGA
- a CDS encoding nucleoside-binding protein — protein sequence MKHWARPGSPRRCRRGPVFMLLVLLGAPAAAGAQTEFHYQYGKFVNPFTGTRAYASVLTVQQASRWSLGDSFYFIDFTDDGGADGFNEKSYYGEWYPTLSLGRVSNRRIGAGPIRDVAIVSGFNFGSDANIFRYVPGGRLSWSVPGFFFLNTDFGAAIDKGKGIAGGGAPRTDAGFVFDVNWGAGFDIGRHSFLFTGHTKFMGATTNELGHAVKRSLLAQPQFGWDVGKALTGHANQLFLGVEYQYWGNKLGVDGGDNVAQLWVMWRM from the coding sequence GTGAAGCACTGGGCTCGTCCCGGTTCGCCGCGCCGCTGCCGCCGGGGTCCGGTCTTCATGCTGCTGGTGCTGTTGGGGGCGCCGGCGGCGGCGGGTGCGCAGACCGAGTTCCACTACCAGTACGGGAAATTCGTCAACCCGTTCACGGGAACGCGGGCCTACGCCTCGGTGCTCACCGTGCAGCAGGCGTCGCGCTGGTCGCTGGGCGACAGCTTCTATTTCATCGACTTCACCGACGACGGCGGCGCGGACGGCTTCAACGAGAAGAGCTACTACGGCGAGTGGTATCCGACGCTGAGCCTCGGCCGGGTCTCGAACCGCAGGATCGGCGCCGGACCGATCCGGGACGTGGCCATCGTCAGCGGCTTCAACTTCGGCAGCGACGCCAACATCTTCCGGTACGTGCCCGGCGGGCGGCTGTCGTGGAGCGTGCCCGGTTTTTTCTTTCTCAACACCGACTTCGGGGCCGCGATCGACAAGGGCAAGGGCATCGCGGGGGGCGGAGCGCCCCGCACGGACGCGGGCTTCGTGTTCGACGTCAACTGGGGCGCCGGGTTCGACATCGGCCGTCACTCGTTCCTGTTCACCGGTCACACGAAGTTCATGGGCGCGACGACCAACGAGCTGGGCCATGCCGTCAAGCGTTCGCTCCTCGCGCAGCCGCAGTTCGGTTGGGACGTCGGCAAGGCGCTGACCGGCCACGCCAACCAGCTCTTCCTCGGCGTGGAGTACCAGTACTGGGGAAACAAGCTGGGCGTCGACGGCGGCGACAACGTGGCGCAGTTGTGGGTGATGTGGCGTATGTGA
- a CDS encoding beta-lactamase family protein — protein MPTVRPWRLVPVAAALAALALVVATFSTQPLVAGRAGGAATAAADLETVDPAAVGLSAERLERLDAGLQAMVDDGRLAGTVALLARRGKIAFVDVAGVQDIESGRPMERDSIFRIFSMTKPITGVAMMMLYEEGMWRLNDPVSRYIPELAGLQVLAGENEDGSMKLVDADHEMTMRELMTHTAGLGYVLNPRHPVNRLFLEKRVLNPMEPLSAMIDKLATVPLLAQPGTRWIYSAAVDVQGYLVEKLSGQPFAEFLDERIFEPLGMVDTGFHVPPSEVHRVALRHTAGEDGELVLDSRGDPFTSPPAGPSGGGGLYGTADDYIRFTQMLLNGGELDGRRLLSPRTVEMMRTNHMSAEATAHMRPGMGFGMDFMIYDDPAAAGEPHAPGAYYWLGIDGTWFWIDPALDLAFVGMIQHRGEAQGRVHGLSRNWVYQAIVD, from the coding sequence TTGCCGACAGTCAGACCGTGGCGTCTCGTCCCCGTCGCCGCCGCCCTCGCCGCTCTTGCACTGGTCGTCGCGACGTTCTCCACCCAGCCGCTCGTCGCCGGGCGCGCCGGCGGGGCAGCGACCGCGGCAGCCGATCTGGAGACCGTCGACCCCGCCGCCGTCGGGCTCTCGGCCGAGCGTCTCGAACGGCTCGACGCCGGTCTGCAGGCGATGGTCGACGACGGCCGGCTGGCCGGCACGGTGGCGCTGCTCGCGCGCCGCGGCAAGATCGCGTTCGTCGACGTGGCCGGCGTGCAGGACATCGAGAGCGGCCGGCCGATGGAGCGCGACTCGATCTTCCGCATCTTCTCGATGACCAAGCCGATAACCGGCGTCGCCATGATGATGCTCTACGAGGAGGGCATGTGGCGGCTGAACGACCCGGTCTCCCGCTACATTCCCGAGCTGGCCGGTCTGCAGGTCCTCGCCGGCGAGAACGAGGACGGCTCGATGAAGCTCGTGGACGCCGACCACGAGATGACGATGCGCGAGTTGATGACCCACACCGCGGGGCTCGGTTACGTGCTGAATCCGCGCCACCCGGTCAACCGGCTGTTCCTGGAGAAGCGGGTGCTGAACCCGATGGAACCGCTGTCGGCGATGATCGACAAGCTGGCCACCGTGCCGCTGCTGGCCCAGCCGGGGACGCGCTGGATCTACAGCGCCGCGGTGGACGTGCAGGGCTACCTGGTGGAGAAGCTGTCCGGGCAGCCGTTCGCCGAGTTCCTCGACGAGCGCATCTTCGAGCCGCTCGGCATGGTCGACACCGGGTTCCACGTGCCGCCGTCGGAGGTCCACCGGGTGGCGCTGCGGCACACGGCCGGCGAGGACGGCGAGCTCGTGCTCGACTCGCGCGGCGACCCGTTCACCAGCCCGCCGGCCGGACCGTCCGGCGGCGGCGGCCTCTACGGCACGGCCGACGACTACATCCGGTTCACCCAGATGCTGCTGAACGGCGGCGAGCTCGACGGCAGGCGGTTGCTGTCCCCGCGCACCGTCGAGATGATGCGCACCAACCACATGTCCGCCGAGGCGACGGCCCACATGCGGCCCGGCATGGGCTTCGGCATGGACTTCATGATCTACGACGACCCGGCGGCGGCCGGCGAGCCGCACGCGCCCGGCGCGTACTACTGGCTCGGCATCGACGGCACGTGGTTCTGGATCGATCCGGCCCTCGACCTCGCGTTCGTCGGCATGATCCAGCACCGGGGCGAGGCGCAGGGCCGTGTGCACGGGCTGTCACGCAACTGGGTCTACCAGGCGATCGTCGACTGA
- a CDS encoding beta-lactamase family protein encodes MREAVTRWRLAYLPAAFAAFGMLSTSFLTAAPMAAERTAAAPAAAERAAARDLETVDPSAVGVSAKRLERLTAGMQGMVDDGRLAGVVTLMARGGKLVHAHVAGVQDVESGAPMERDSIFRIYSMTKPITGVALMMLYEEGKWRLNDPVSRFIPGFADLKVHDGDRANGEPRLVGAERPMTMAELMSHAGGLGYGLGTANHVDRLYREQRVLNADESLQAMIDKLSNLPLLAQPGTRWYYSIGVDVQGYLVEQISGQPFPEFLQERIFDPLGMVDTAFYVPEEKLDRVALIYGEGEDGGLERFDMGPTRTGMPAGPSGGGGLWGTADDYLRFTQMLLNDGELEGVRLLAPRTVEMMATNFLSPEALGTMRPGQGFGLDFATVHDPAAAGEPYAKGTYYWGGAAGTWFWIDPRTDLTFVGMIQHRGAAVREVQGISRNLVYQAVVD; translated from the coding sequence GTGCGAGAAGCAGTGACCCGTTGGCGGTTGGCGTATCTCCCGGCGGCGTTCGCGGCGTTCGGCATGCTCTCGACGAGCTTCCTGACCGCGGCGCCGATGGCGGCCGAGCGGACGGCGGCGGCCCCGGCCGCAGCGGAACGGGCGGCGGCGCGGGACCTGGAAACGGTGGACCCGTCCGCTGTCGGGGTCTCCGCGAAGCGCCTGGAACGGCTCACCGCCGGCATGCAGGGGATGGTCGACGACGGCAGGCTCGCCGGCGTGGTGACGCTGATGGCGCGCGGCGGCAAGCTGGTCCACGCGCACGTCGCCGGCGTCCAGGACGTCGAGAGCGGCGCGCCGATGGAGCGCGACTCCATCTTCCGCATCTACTCGATGACGAAGCCGATCACCGGGGTGGCGCTGATGATGCTCTACGAGGAAGGCAAGTGGCGCCTCAACGATCCGGTGTCGCGGTTCATCCCCGGCTTCGCGGACCTGAAGGTGCACGACGGCGATCGGGCCAACGGCGAGCCCCGGCTCGTGGGCGCCGAGCGCCCGATGACGATGGCCGAGCTGATGTCGCACGCGGGTGGCCTGGGCTACGGCCTCGGCACCGCCAACCACGTCGACCGGCTCTACCGCGAGCAGCGCGTGCTGAACGCGGACGAGTCGCTGCAGGCGATGATCGACAAGCTGTCCAACCTGCCGCTGCTGGCCCAGCCGGGCACGCGCTGGTACTACAGCATCGGCGTCGACGTGCAGGGCTACCTGGTCGAGCAGATCTCGGGCCAGCCGTTCCCCGAGTTCCTGCAGGAGCGCATCTTCGACCCGCTCGGCATGGTCGATACGGCGTTCTACGTGCCGGAGGAGAAGCTCGACCGCGTGGCCCTCATCTACGGGGAGGGCGAGGACGGCGGGCTCGAGCGGTTCGACATGGGCCCGACCCGCACCGGGATGCCGGCCGGCCCGTCCGGCGGCGGCGGCCTCTGGGGCACGGCCGACGACTACCTGCGCTTCACGCAGATGCTGCTCAACGACGGCGAGCTCGAAGGCGTGCGCCTGCTGGCCCCGCGCACCGTCGAGATGATGGCCACCAACTTCCTCTCGCCGGAGGCGCTCGGAACCATGCGCCCCGGCCAGGGCTTCGGCCTCGACTTCGCCACCGTGCACGATCCGGCTGCCGCGGGCGAGCCCTACGCCAAGGGCACCTATTACTGGGGCGGCGCGGCCGGCACGTGGTTCTGGATCGATCCGCGAACCGACCTGACGTTCGTCGGGATGATCCAGCACCGCGGCGCAGCGGTCCGCGAGGTGCAGGGGATCTCGCGCAATCTCGTCTACCAGGCGGTCGTCGACTGA
- a CDS encoding DUF2490 domain-containing protein — protein MPRVLVCVLVLVGALLLPGAAPAQTPVDWDQLGAWYMLFWSTRFDDTQVGLQGDVQHRNWNAGTDLEQLLIRGGLTYALPESPVLLTGGVAHITSGAFGDSDETSAERRVYQEALLSQSLGGHVFLRHRYRYEQRWVDGHDFRTRFRYALFGNVALNGRGTGDGSIYLALYNEVFVNGELEVGRDRTVERFDRNRFYTALGFGISDRSQIQAGYMIQTVPGGSKGQVQISLHSSF, from the coding sequence ATGCCGCGCGTATTGGTCTGCGTCCTCGTTCTCGTCGGCGCGCTGCTGTTGCCCGGTGCGGCCCCGGCGCAGACGCCGGTCGATTGGGACCAGCTCGGCGCCTGGTACATGCTGTTCTGGTCGACTCGCTTCGACGACACGCAGGTGGGGTTGCAGGGCGACGTGCAGCACCGCAACTGGAACGCGGGAACCGACCTGGAGCAGTTGTTGATCCGCGGTGGCCTGACCTACGCCCTGCCCGAGTCCCCCGTGCTGCTAACCGGTGGTGTGGCGCACATCACTAGCGGCGCCTTCGGCGACAGCGACGAGACCAGCGCGGAGCGGCGCGTGTATCAGGAGGCGTTGCTCAGCCAGTCCTTGGGAGGGCACGTTTTTCTGCGCCACCGCTACCGCTACGAACAGCGTTGGGTCGACGGCCACGACTTCCGGACGCGGTTTCGCTACGCCCTGTTCGGCAATGTCGCGCTGAATGGACGCGGGACCGGAGACGGGTCGATTTACCTGGCGCTGTACAACGAAGTCTTCGTAAACGGGGAGCTGGAAGTCGGGCGAGACCGGACGGTAGAGCGCTTCGACCGCAACCGGTTCTATACCGCACTTGGCTTCGGAATCAGCGACCGGTCGCAAATCCAGGCCGGCTACATGATCCAGACGGTGCCAGGTGGCTCGAAGGGGCAAGTCCAGATCAGTCTCCACTCATCCTTCTGA
- a CDS encoding carbonic anhydrase (macrophage inducible 5; Mig-5), with protein MPRQAFGRRFDLSAAGLALAGCSAREFSAGSAPAEAAVDQGFVPAQDAASQAALTPDAALTLLADGNARFVAGTPARRDYGDQIRATAAAQYPFAVVLGCIDSRVPIETVFDQGIGDIFSARVAGNIVNTELLGSMEFACRLAGSKLVVVLGHTSCGAVKGAISSARLGNLTQLVQKIDPAVEAIEGERDVDNAGYVDGVAEENVRMVIEEIRRESPVLATMEQEREIRIVGAMYDVSTGVVRFI; from the coding sequence ATGCCGCGCCAAGCCTTCGGACGACGTTTCGACCTGTCGGCCGCCGGACTGGCCCTGGCGGGATGCTCCGCGCGTGAGTTCTCGGCCGGCTCGGCGCCCGCCGAGGCGGCAGTCGACCAGGGGTTCGTGCCGGCGCAGGATGCTGCGTCACAGGCCGCTCTCACGCCTGACGCCGCCCTCACGCTCCTTGCCGACGGCAACGCGAGATTCGTCGCCGGGACTCCCGCCCGTCGCGACTACGGCGATCAGATTCGAGCGACCGCCGCCGCGCAATACCCGTTCGCCGTCGTGCTCGGGTGCATCGATTCTCGGGTCCCCATCGAGACGGTCTTCGATCAGGGGATCGGGGACATCTTCTCGGCCAGGGTCGCCGGCAACATCGTGAACACCGAGCTGCTCGGCAGCATGGAATTCGCCTGTCGACTCGCCGGGTCGAAGCTCGTGGTCGTCCTCGGACACACCTCGTGCGGCGCCGTGAAGGGGGCCATCAGCAGCGCCCGGCTCGGCAATCTCACCCAGCTCGTGCAGAAGATCGACCCGGCCGTGGAGGCGATCGAGGGCGAGCGCGATGTCGACAACGCCGGCTACGTCGACGGCGTTGCCGAGGAGAACGTGCGCATGGTGATCGAGGAGATTCGGCGGGAAAGTCCCGTACTGGCCACGATGGAGCAGGAACGAGAGATCCGAATCGTGGGCGCGATGTACGACGTCTCCACCGGTGTCGTGCGCTTCATCTGA
- a CDS encoding NYN domain-containing protein, producing the protein MNGDSNLAVFCDFENIALGVRDAKLKKIDIRPIVERLLLKGSIVAKKAYCDWERYKEHKPTMHEAAFELIEIPHTRISGKNSADIRMVVDALDLCYTKEHIDTFVIVSGDSDFSPLVSKLRENAKSVIGVGVKSSTSDLLMNNCDEFIFYDDLVAERKPARRRARSKPRAKAEGPAESAPAESAPAGKNGKKPEPAPQDDPAQKGLDLVVQTAEAIFAERGDGAKLWGSMIKQTLKRRRPGFSESAYGFGSFNDLLEEAQSRGLLDLDRDERSGGYVITGIGRE; encoded by the coding sequence GTGAACGGTGACAGCAACCTCGCGGTGTTCTGCGACTTCGAGAACATCGCCCTCGGCGTCCGGGACGCCAAGCTGAAGAAGATCGACATCCGGCCCATCGTCGAGCGGCTGCTGCTGAAGGGCAGCATCGTGGCCAAGAAGGCCTACTGCGACTGGGAACGCTACAAGGAACACAAGCCGACGATGCACGAGGCGGCGTTCGAGCTGATCGAGATCCCGCACACGCGGATTTCGGGCAAGAACTCCGCCGACATCCGGATGGTCGTCGACGCGCTCGACCTCTGCTACACGAAGGAGCACATCGACACGTTCGTGATCGTGTCGGGCGACTCCGATTTCTCGCCGCTGGTGAGCAAGCTGCGCGAGAACGCGAAGTCGGTGATCGGGGTCGGCGTGAAGAGTTCCACATCCGACCTGCTGATGAACAACTGCGACGAGTTCATCTTCTACGACGATCTCGTGGCCGAGCGCAAGCCGGCCCGCCGCCGTGCCCGGAGCAAGCCGCGCGCCAAGGCCGAGGGCCCGGCCGAGAGCGCCCCGGCCGAGAGCGCCCCGGCCGGGAAGAACGGGAAGAAGCCGGAGCCGGCGCCGCAGGACGATCCGGCCCAGAAGGGGCTCGACCTGGTCGTGCAGACCGCCGAGGCGATCTTCGCCGAGCGCGGGGACGGCGCCAAGCTGTGGGGATCGATGATCAAGCAGACCCTGAAACGCCGGCGGCCCGGCTTCAGCGAGTCGGCGTACGGGTTCGGATCGTTCAACGACCTGCTCGAGGAGGCGCAGTCCAGAGGCCTTCTGGATCTCGATCGGGACGAGCGGTCGGGGGGCTACGTGATCACGGGCATCGGCCGGGAGTAG
- a CDS encoding ribonuclease HI encodes MAKYEDGPDRGVFTDGSAVPNPGPGGWGVVWVENGGIVSQAHGHEPDTTNNRMELRALIEAFTMLPADAEIDVLSDSELCVNTVTRWAPAWERAGWKRKAGPIKNLELVRELLALYRAHPSCKLKWTAAHAGNRWNEYADSLATAWMRSTL; translated from the coding sequence CTGGCCAAGTACGAGGACGGACCCGACCGCGGCGTCTTCACCGACGGCAGCGCGGTGCCGAACCCCGGCCCCGGCGGCTGGGGCGTGGTCTGGGTCGAGAACGGCGGGATCGTCTCGCAGGCGCACGGCCACGAGCCGGACACGACCAACAACCGCATGGAGCTGCGGGCGCTGATCGAGGCCTTCACGATGCTGCCGGCCGACGCCGAGATCGACGTCCTCAGCGACAGCGAGCTCTGCGTGAACACCGTCACCCGCTGGGCGCCGGCCTGGGAGCGCGCCGGCTGGAAGCGGAAGGCCGGCCCGATCAAGAACCTGGAGCTCGTGCGGGAGCTGCTGGCGCTCTACCGCGCGCACCCGTCGTGCAAGCTGAAGTGGACGGCCGCCCACGCCGGCAATCGCTGGAACGAGTACGCCGACAGCCTCGCCACCGCCTGGATGCGATCCACGCTGTGA